A part of Liolophura sinensis isolate JHLJ2023 chromosome 1, CUHK_Ljap_v2, whole genome shotgun sequence genomic DNA contains:
- the LOC135461473 gene encoding uncharacterized protein LOC135461473 — translation MQLSLLVLALGVSMSYAMVCPPDICTRVRCAGIRAEDCAGRVDANGGFCGCCPACIQQAAEGELCMSSLILLGAPQNTECAEGLFCNRNTAKCQKKPCSVKLQEFHTLQDTAKKAGHHLLGQSPPRCESDGTYSAVQCSGSVCYCSNKEGEQLFRDKPNNLLYQANIWEQNNMNCRCAVEQHEYMKTGLIGRLFRCENNGNYAKVGCTGSVCYCADEHGKQVGTNTVNIGQQESLKC, via the exons ATGCAGTTATCCTTGTTGGTGCTCGCCCTCGGGGTGTCCATGTCTTATGCCATGGTCTGCCCACCAGACATCTGCACCCGGGTAAGATGCGCAGGCATTCGGGCAGAGGACTGCGCAGGAAGAGTGGACGCCAATGGGGGCTTCTGTGGGTGCTGCCCTGCTTGCATCCAGCAAGCTG CTGAAGGCGAGCTGTGTATGTCATCTCTTATTCTTCTCGGTGCTCCTCAGAATACAGAATGTGCTGAGGGTCTCTTCTGTAACAGAAACACAGCAAAATGCCAGAAAA AGCCGTGTTCAGTGAAGCTGCAGGAGTTCCATACCCTTCAGGACACAGCTAAAAAGGCAGGTCATCACCTCCTGGGACAGTCCCCACCCAGGTGCGAGTCGGACGGGACGTACAGCGcagtgcagtgctctggctccGT GTGTTACTGTTCCAACAAAGAAGGGGAACAACTCTTCAGGGATAAACCAAACAATCTGCTATACCAGGCCAACATTTGGGAACAGAACAACATGAATTGCC GATGCGCTGTTGAACAGCACGAGTACATGAAAACCGGACTGATTGGCCGGCTGTTCAGATGCGAGAACAACGGGAACTACGCGAAGGTCGGCTGCACCGGGTCAGTCTGCTACTGCGCCGACGAACATGGGAAGCAGGTCGGCACAAACACCGTCAACATTGGCCAACAGGAGTCTTTAAAATGTTAG
- the LOC135481997 gene encoding tryptase-like, with amino-acid sequence MRISQGYIWVTIPLLLLLTSAHAEQSDLDEDADVVLSRVRRVIGGKSIAEGHSPWLVSLQGKIVTKKLFGFIPIAYKKLYCGGSVLSDRWILTAAHCFKDKTYADALKPGSWHAYLATVDLKLGFWDRIRHAFGKLFGRTDWLEWERHLDRVVIHPNYNPSNRWENDIALVRLRDSVPSGSTFAQIRRIQLPEENDMSFPATGDNCVATGWGCTRDGGGVSKTAMSVNLPIQSPSSCSWRYGVNMATRLCVGTEGKGICQGDSGGPLACRMNGKWVQTGIASFIHGRQPDKYPSVFTRVSKYTSWIKRNTGLR; translated from the exons ATGAGAATCTCCCAGGGATACATCTGGGTGACTATTCCCTTATTATTGCTACTGACGAGCGCTCATGCTGAACAGTCAGACCTTGATGAAG ATGCGGATGTGGTTTTATCTCGAGTAAGACGAGTGATTGGCGGGAAGAGCATCGCAGAAGGCCATTCGCCGTGGCTCGTTTCTCTCCAAGgaaaaattgtcaccaagaaaTTATTCGGATTTATACCAATCGCCTACAAAAAACTTTACTGCGGGGGTTCGGTGCTTAGCGACCGATGGATCTTAACGGCTGCCCACTGCTTCAAAGACAAGAC CTATGCAGATGCCCTTAAACCTGGTTCATGGCACGCTTACCTCGCAACAGTGGACTTGAAA CTAGGATTTTGGGACCGAATAAGGCACGCTTTCGGGAAGTTATTCGGACGAACCGACTGGCTGGAGTGGGAGAGACATTTGGATCGGGTTGTCATTCATCCAAATTACAATCCATCAA ATAGATGGGAAAATGATATTGCCCTTGTCCGTTTGAGAGACTCGGTCCCTTCCGGTTCAACATTTGCTCAGATTCGGAGAATACAGCTTCCCGAGGAGAACGATATGAGCTTCCCTGCAACGGGAGATAACTGTGTTGCGACAGGCTGGGGATGTACTCGTGACG gCGGAGGCGTGAGTAAGACGGCAATGTCAGTAAATCTCCCCATCCAGTCCCCGTCCAGCTGTAGCTGGCGATACGGCGTCAATATGGCCACCCGTTTGTGCGTGGGTACCGAAGGCAAGGGTATATGTCAG GGTGATAGTGGTGGTCCCTTAGCTTGTCGTATGAACGGGAAATGGGTTCAGACAGGAATTGCTTCGTTTATTCATGGTCGCCAGCCTGACAAGTACCCAAGCGTCTTCACCCGGGTGTCAAAATACACAAGCTGGATCAAACGAAACACGGGCCTCAGGTGA